The following coding sequences lie in one Candidatus Dormiibacterota bacterium genomic window:
- a CDS encoding DUF3343 domain-containing protein, protein MADVVLFFGSNADTMIATKALKDSGITAKMIPKPANVTSSANLCLSIDAGAVEPAKSALGTAGIALGGVV, encoded by the coding sequence ATGGCAGACGTCGTCTTGTTCTTCGGCAGTAATGCCGACACGATGATCGCCACCAAGGCGCTCAAAGACTCCGGCATTACCGCGAAGATGATTCCGAAGCCCGCCAACGTGACGAGTTCGGCGAACCTATGCCTTTCGATCGATGCGGGCGCGGTCGAACCCGCCAAGAGCGCGCTCGGTACCGCCGGTATCGCGCTCGGAGGTGTGGTCTAA
- a CDS encoding cache domain-containing protein, whose product RTIGAIYGGILLNHYYDLVDQATRALGGSAALLDGDAIAASTIAQPDGTRTVDVQVPIADSVLKTGQPYTGSDTEGGTEYLVHVDPIQNDQNQTIGARWYGIPMTQITGIINHTTQTLVLWGLLAMIIALALAIPIVQALSNTLAKRSQQVRAAAKELGVVIVGAEVSGDHIAQTKAAVEKSGALIAEIQAGAPSPKMSELRAVNDELEGDIIVIDTLSQEMSGRMQQAVHRVAELNEVAGGLNELVTGEKN is encoded by the coding sequence AGCGGACCATCGGTGCGATTTACGGTGGTATCCTGCTCAATCACTACTACGATTTGGTCGATCAGGCGACGCGCGCGCTCGGCGGGTCGGCGGCCTTATTGGACGGCGATGCGATCGCTGCAAGCACGATCGCGCAACCCGACGGTACGCGTACCGTTGACGTGCAGGTTCCGATCGCGGACTCGGTTCTAAAAACGGGCCAGCCCTATACCGGATCCGATACCGAAGGCGGCACCGAGTACCTGGTCCACGTCGACCCGATTCAGAACGATCAGAATCAAACCATCGGCGCGCGCTGGTACGGCATCCCGATGACGCAGATCACCGGCATTATCAACCATACGACGCAGACGCTCGTGCTGTGGGGACTGCTCGCGATGATCATCGCGCTCGCACTCGCCATCCCGATCGTTCAAGCGCTCTCGAACACGCTGGCCAAACGCAGCCAGCAGGTTCGCGCTGCCGCCAAAGAACTCGGCGTGGTGATCGTCGGGGCCGAAGTCTCGGGCGACCATATCGCGCAGACGAAGGCCGCGGTAGAGAAGAGCGGCGCGCTGATCGCCGAGATTCAGGCAGGTGCGCCTTCGCCGAAGATGAGCGAACTGCGTGCCGTCAACGACGAGCTAGAGGGCGACATCATCGTGATCGACACGCTCTCGCAAGAGATGAGCGGCCGGATGCAACAGGCGGTGCATCGCGTCGCCGAGCTCAACGAAGTCGCGGGCGGCCTCAACGAACTGGTTACCGGCGAGAAGAACTAG